The Lonsdalea populi genome window below encodes:
- a CDS encoding cell division cycle protein 123 family protein, with product MYSEYKKAFIESWPKKLLALSFQSEGIELHERDIIAIGTNTDEFMNSRGLVEKTRFSSQLHEDIKYALSVLNKPAFVRFGGVSYHDASLYRLDTVDGVVKQLSVSSRRVASYLWDCLQSSTPVWLFLREWRDIPRWGEFRCFIRDAKVIGISQYHCLEYFPFLKEKENEIRLQLIMFLQKLLPVLHLDSVVADVAIDYLDGKFTTTLIELNPFIQRTDACLFSWVNGGDFNGRIRVNQSIDDAQAERRKRPYLL from the coding sequence ATGTACTCTGAGTATAAGAAGGCATTTATTGAAAGCTGGCCGAAAAAACTGTTGGCTTTATCATTCCAGAGTGAGGGGATCGAACTTCATGAACGAGATATTATTGCGATTGGAACCAACACTGATGAATTCATGAATAGCAGAGGATTGGTGGAAAAAACACGTTTTTCTTCGCAATTACATGAGGATATCAAATATGCTTTGTCAGTGTTAAATAAGCCTGCTTTTGTGCGATTTGGGGGAGTAAGCTACCATGATGCTTCCCTTTATAGATTGGATACGGTTGATGGAGTAGTAAAACAATTGTCGGTATCTAGTCGCCGCGTCGCATCCTATCTTTGGGATTGTCTGCAATCGTCAACACCTGTTTGGTTGTTCCTGAGGGAATGGCGCGATATTCCGCGCTGGGGTGAGTTCAGATGTTTCATTCGGGATGCTAAAGTCATTGGTATTTCTCAATATCATTGTCTGGAATACTTTCCATTTCTAAAAGAAAAGGAAAATGAAATACGCCTTCAACTGATTATGTTTTTGCAAAAACTCTTGCCTGTATTGCATCTCGATTCCGTCGTTGCAGACGTTGCCATTGATTATCTGGATGGGAAATTTACTACGACACTGATTGAGCTTAATCCGTTTATTCAGCGGACAGATGCTTGTCTTTTTTCCTGGGTAAATGGTGGCGACTTTAATGGTCGTATTCGTGTCAATCAAAGCATTGACGATGCGCAAGCAGAAAGACGGAAGAGACCTTATTTATTATAG
- a CDS encoding SMI1/KNR4 family protein: MKIQKEDLAKWETDYSDLVLDATTFDKIIRGAEEKLQIHFPDEYKDYIRLVGNQACGPIDELDHFLVRYNERTRKALMVILFPMEQVISSTNLLKESIYDNRSLLPVGLIAIGSDYDDDGDAYIIYDVRANSPTYRHVFHWRYYIDNLIVGEGLGLLGRSLKEFLHTPAVEEEL; encoded by the coding sequence ATGAAAATACAGAAAGAAGACTTGGCTAAATGGGAAACGGACTACTCTGATTTGGTTCTTGATGCTACAACGTTCGATAAAATTATTAGAGGCGCAGAGGAAAAGCTGCAAATTCATTTTCCAGATGAATACAAGGATTATATTCGACTGGTCGGCAATCAGGCATGCGGTCCAATAGATGAGTTGGATCATTTTTTAGTAAGATATAATGAAAGAACCAGAAAGGCACTAATGGTTATTTTATTCCCAATGGAACAGGTGATCAGTTCCACTAATCTTTTAAAAGAATCGATATACGATAATCGTTCTTTATTGCCTGTTGGCCTTATCGCTATTGGCTCAGATTATGATGATGATGGAGACGCTTATATTATTTATGATGTAAGAGCTAACTCTCCTACTTATAGGCATGTATTTCATTGGCGATATTATATCGATAATCTGATAGTGGGTGAGGGACTGGGGTTGTTGGGTCGCTCACTAAAAGAGTTCCTTCATACTCCTGCTGTAGAAGAAGAACTATAG